From Primulina tabacum isolate GXHZ01 chromosome 2, ASM2559414v2, whole genome shotgun sequence, one genomic window encodes:
- the LOC142530545 gene encoding zinc finger protein CONSTANS-LIKE 5-like, whose product MGSGGAASTRCFPPAFHEAAKPCDYCKSAAALLFCRPESAFMCMSCDSKVHNSILALKHERVWMCEVCEQAPAAVTCKADAAALCVTCDNDIHCANPLARRHERSPVLPFYDTAESMLLKTSTTAASAFPAPTSNSTDRLDSFITQNSYITDSRVSANPIPATKFLDNSRFVKPVEFLFSGSDQFFDFDSFQIPSQPCGDSVVPVQTTTKPPVTAHLADNSPEIQFDIDFKKSNITSYTNSYKNPSLSRSISSSTMEVGVVPDGSTLSETSYPFARTVPSVDLSGNQGTQVADMDREARVLRYREKKKNRKFEKTIRYASRKAYAETRPRIKGRFVKRTDSEPYINRFFGSGSGNFIIDARYGVVPTF is encoded by the exons ATGGGTAGTGGCGGAGCGGCCAGTACCAGGTGTTTCCCTCCGGCGTTCCACGAGGCGGCCAAGCCTTGTGACTACTGCAAGTCCGCGGCGGCACTGCTCTTCTGCCGGCCAGAATCCGCCTTCATGTGCATGTCCTGTGATTCCAAGGTGCACAACAGCATCTTGGCGCTCAAGCACGAACGTGTGTGGATGTGCGAGGTGTGTGAGCAAGCACCTGCCGCCGTCACCTGCAAGGCTGACGCCGCCGCCCTCTGCGTCACCTGTGACAACGACATCCATTGTGCTAACCCTCTCGCCCGCCGCCACGAGCGCTCCCCTGTTTTGCCCTTCTACGACACGGCTGAATCCATGCTTCTCAAGACCTCCACAACCGCCGCCTCCGCCTTTCCAGCACCCACCAGCAACTCCACTGATCGATTAGACTCTTTCATCACACAAAACAGCTATATCACCGATTCTCGGGTCTCCGCGAACCCGATTCCTGCAACCAAATTTCTCGACAACAGCCGTTTCGTGAAGCCAGTGGAATTCTTGTTCTCGGGCTCGGATCAGTTTTTTGATTTCGACAGCTTCCAAATTCCCTCTCAGCCTTGCGGCGACAGCGTCGTCCCGGTGCAAACAACCACAAAACCTCCGGTCACGGCACATTTAGCGGACAACTCGCCAGAAATCCAGTTTGACATCGATTTCAAGAAATCCAACATCACTTCCTACACCAACAGCTACAAGAACCCATCTCTCAGCCGCAGC ATTTCATCATCTACAATGGAGGTGGGCGTTGTTCCTGATGGAAGTACTCTGTCCGAAACATCATATCCTTTTGCAAGAACTGTTCCCAGCGTCGATCTTAGCGGAAATCAAGGGACGCAGGTGGCGGACATGGACAGGGAAGCTAGGGTTCTGAGGTACagggagaagaagaagaacaggAAATTCGAGAAGACGATTCGTTATGCTTCGCGAAAGGCTTACGCAGAAACCCGACCACGGATTAAAGGCCGGTTCGTGAAAAGAACCGATTCCGAGCCTTATATCAACCGGTTTTTCGGCTCCGGTTCGGGTAACTTCATCATCGATGCTAGATACGGCGTCGTTCCAACGTTCTGA